The Leguminivora glycinivorella isolate SPB_JAAS2020 chromosome 17, LegGlyc_1.1, whole genome shotgun sequence genome has a window encoding:
- the LOC125235325 gene encoding adhesive plaque matrix protein-like, translating into MRRLRRASLGGNDALEPLRPLQQLIKSRSDAFDPYANEYTQDYEPVAFAAVPLGSPVPIIAVLSENPLEQAKQLQKAVATSLKHAYTKPDYQQNFIPSDPTEYPSHYTKTYEDYQKPYEHLKSKPYMPPEYPKYYSSIEFAKQYPSVEYAKQYPPLEYIKPAPPPVEYVKPYSTEYVKPYSAEYVKPYPVEYPKPYTLEQPYRSAEYTKPYQEEYVRDRPYREEYVRERPSPTEEKPTILYARPNGNGGYTYSRRPLKKRNVKRPQKQKPVILRVHKYRVVRSRRSEPDLTL; encoded by the coding sequence ATGCGTCGCCTACGCAGAGCCTCTCTCGGAGGCAACGACGCCCTGGAGCCTCTTAGGCCCCTCCAGCAACTCATCAAAAGCCGCAGCGATGCCTTTGACCCCTACGCCAACGAGTACACCCAGGATTATGAGCCTGTGGCATTCGCCGCCGTCCCCCTCGGCAGCCCCGTGCCGATTATAGCAGTCCTCTCGGAGAACCCACTCGAACAAGCCAAACAACTCCAGAAAGCAGTGGCGACCTCCCTCAAGCACGCATACACGAAACCAGACTATCAGCAAAACTTCATCCCGAGCGACCCAACCGAGTATCCAAGCCATTACACGAAGACTTACGAAGATTACCAAAAACCTTACGAACACCTAAAATCGAAGCCGTACATGCCCCCGGAATACCCGAAGTATTATTCGTCTATAGAATTTGCTAAGCAATATCCTTCTGTGGAATATGCTAAGCAGTATCCCCCTCTGGAATACATTAAGCCGGCTCCTCCTCCTGTGGAATACGTTAAGCCGTACTCTACGGAATACGTTAAGCCGTACTCTGCGGAATACGTTAAGCCGTACCCCGTGGAATACCCTAAGCCGTATACCCTAGAACAGCCGTATCGTTCCGCAGAATACACGAAGCCGTACCAAGAAGAGTATGTAAGAGACAGGCCGTACCGGGAAGAGTACGTACGAGAGAGACCATCCCCGACAGAAGAAAAACCGACAATACTGTACGCGAGACCGAATGGGAATGGAGGATACACGTATTCGAGAAGGCCTTTAAAGAAAAGGAATGTGAAGAGGCCTCAGAAACAAAAGCCGGTGATCCTAAGGGTTCATAAGTACAGGGTAGTTAGAAGTCGCAGATCAGAGCCGGATCTCACCTTATAA